A stretch of the Archangium violaceum genome encodes the following:
- a CDS encoding gliding motility protein, which translates to MSRRMVVAGALMALALVGCKRSDEKSGGGQGRARAGAVGGVGSMLAEGPADDLRVTADGQFATYLRKTHKPIVEGIPPQMRLGELYVVPVTGGVPRKLGDGVTNYPGGQLFTPDSKHVLYLTGFNVANQSGALHALALREPTAEPQKLGAAVSYFLPSPDGSKLAFVDGGVLKLGPLPAGPFRQVAGEVSTAGFSPDGRMLFFKRRLAAAGGLLAVPVEVPEGKPSEPLKLADQVGDFVFSPDSKHVAYQVRSTSAQGTYDLYVADLPELKGRQVATGTTAFAFSPDSKWLARNDGSKPEVTGDLYVGPASGEPGRKVGERVKELAFSPDSRALGFLAKYDQSAGAGLMGVVALPDGEPKLVGSRVPNFIWGSDGKYVAFLSRFLKPIYSVDLMLYQVGAEKAEKAQPGVFGYGFTPGNTALVFRSSCIREGRACDFKALPLPRAEKAEPQTWLQGIYSYKVSEDGNRILATSARMDSDTFDVAIYDVKTQARKTLDQGAQLPAYFAGPNDSLAVYVLKGGNPGVYVAPAQP; encoded by the coding sequence ATGAGCCGACGAATGGTGGTGGCGGGGGCGCTGATGGCGCTCGCGCTGGTGGGGTGCAAGCGCAGCGACGAGAAGAGCGGTGGAGGGCAGGGGCGCGCCCGGGCGGGCGCGGTGGGGGGCGTGGGCTCGATGCTGGCCGAGGGCCCGGCGGATGACCTGCGCGTCACCGCGGATGGGCAGTTCGCCACGTACCTGCGCAAGACGCACAAGCCGATCGTCGAGGGCATTCCGCCCCAGATGCGGCTGGGCGAGCTGTACGTGGTGCCGGTGACGGGCGGCGTGCCGCGCAAGCTGGGCGACGGGGTGACCAACTACCCCGGTGGCCAGCTCTTCACCCCGGACTCGAAGCACGTGCTGTACCTCACGGGGTTCAACGTGGCGAACCAGTCCGGCGCGTTGCACGCGCTGGCGCTGCGCGAGCCCACCGCGGAGCCCCAGAAGCTCGGGGCGGCGGTGTCGTACTTCCTGCCGAGCCCGGACGGCTCGAAGCTGGCCTTCGTGGACGGCGGGGTGCTGAAGCTGGGGCCGCTGCCGGCGGGGCCCTTCCGCCAGGTGGCGGGCGAGGTGTCCACGGCGGGCTTCTCCCCCGACGGGAGGATGCTCTTCTTCAAGCGGCGCCTGGCGGCGGCCGGCGGGCTGCTGGCGGTGCCGGTGGAGGTGCCGGAGGGCAAGCCGAGCGAGCCGCTGAAGCTGGCGGACCAGGTGGGCGACTTCGTGTTCTCCCCGGACTCCAAGCACGTGGCCTACCAGGTGCGCAGCACCTCGGCGCAGGGCACGTATGACCTGTACGTGGCGGATCTGCCGGAGCTGAAGGGCCGCCAGGTGGCCACGGGCACGACGGCGTTCGCCTTCTCGCCGGACTCGAAGTGGCTGGCGCGCAACGATGGGAGCAAGCCGGAGGTGACGGGCGACCTGTACGTGGGCCCGGCCTCGGGCGAGCCGGGGCGCAAGGTGGGCGAGCGCGTGAAGGAGCTGGCCTTCTCGCCGGACTCGCGGGCGCTGGGCTTCCTGGCGAAGTACGACCAGTCGGCGGGCGCGGGGCTGATGGGCGTGGTGGCGCTGCCGGACGGCGAGCCGAAGCTGGTGGGCAGCCGCGTGCCCAACTTCATATGGGGCAGCGACGGCAAGTACGTGGCCTTCCTCTCGCGCTTCCTCAAGCCCATCTACTCGGTGGACCTGATGCTGTACCAGGTGGGCGCGGAGAAGGCGGAGAAGGCCCAGCCGGGTGTCTTCGGCTACGGCTTCACCCCGGGGAACACGGCGCTCGTCTTCCGCTCGAGCTGCATCCGCGAGGGCCGTGCCTGTGACTTCAAGGCGCTGCCGCTGCCTCGCGCCGAGAAGGCCGAGCCGCAGACGTGGCTGCAGGGCATCTACAGCTACAAGGTGTCCGAGGACGGCAACCGGATCCTCGCCACGTCGGCGCGGATGGACTCGGACACCTTCGACGTCGCCATCTACGACGTGAAGACGCAGGCGCGAAAGACGCTCGACCAGGGCGCGCAGCTGCCGGCGTACTTCGCGGGTCCGAACGACTCGCTGGCCGTGTACGTGCTGAAGGGCGGGAACCCCGGCGTGTACGTGGCGCCCGCGCAGCCGTGA
- the topA gene encoding type I DNA topoisomerase — MATRTKKTATAGEMEGEETATPKKAAKKPAARKKTAAKKKTAAKKASSRRKVGDGALATVEASAEDGEATDSPKRGKGPHYLVVVESPAKAKTIKKYLGSGYTVKASVGHILDLPKSKMGVDLEHDFEPQYEVIKGKEKVLSELKKAAQGVDKVFLATDPDREGEAIAWHINQQLGHQNAYRVMFNEITKSAIQEAIAQPRQLSQENYDSQQTRRILDRLVGYQISPLLWKKVRRGLSAGRVQSVAVRLICEREDEIKAFVPQEYWTLDALLEGPAGPPPFKAKLSKVDGKKVDLKDRETTQGLVEELKGSPFVVSKVDKRERRRNAPAPFITSKLQQEAANRLHFTAKKTMALAQRLYEGVPLGEEGQTALITYMRTDSTRLSDQAVAAVREFIGQTYGADYLPEAPVVYRTKKGAQDAHEAIRPTSLEYPPSKVKQYFDSMNDDMAADMFRLYELIWNRFVACQTKPAVYDQTSAEITAGRATFRASGSTLKFPGYLAIYGASLTPEEEAAQEKARAAGEDTDEDGVGELPVLNDGDALSLQKLLDEQHFTQPPPRFSEATLVKELEERGIGRPSTYAAILSTIQDKKYVEKVEGRFRPTDLGVICNELLVKHFPHELDVAFTAGMEEKLDQISEGEANWKAVLKDFYGPFKETLEKAEAEMRDVKREEIKTDVACEKCGNVMVIKWGKMGHFLACSNYPECKNTKDFKRDAEGKIVIIEEETTDEKCENCSKPMVVKRGRFGKFLACSGYPECKTSKPISIGVTCPDCKQGYLTERRSRFGKVFFGCNRYPDCKFAAWDRPLPEACPSCQSPYLVQKYSKRDGPFIACPNKECDYRRQIVEPEVAAATSAPAANGPNASSAA; from the coding sequence ATGGCGACGCGCACGAAAAAGACGGCAACGGCGGGCGAGATGGAGGGCGAGGAGACCGCGACCCCCAAGAAGGCAGCCAAGAAGCCGGCGGCGCGCAAGAAGACCGCCGCCAAGAAGAAGACGGCCGCCAAGAAGGCCTCCTCGCGCCGCAAGGTGGGTGATGGGGCCCTGGCCACCGTGGAGGCCTCCGCCGAGGACGGCGAGGCCACCGACTCCCCCAAGCGGGGCAAGGGGCCGCACTACCTCGTGGTGGTCGAGTCGCCCGCCAAGGCGAAGACCATCAAGAAGTACCTGGGCTCCGGCTACACGGTGAAGGCCTCGGTGGGCCACATCCTGGATCTGCCCAAGAGCAAGATGGGCGTGGACCTCGAGCACGACTTCGAGCCCCAGTACGAGGTCATCAAGGGCAAGGAGAAGGTGCTCAGCGAGCTGAAGAAGGCCGCCCAGGGCGTGGACAAGGTCTTCCTGGCGACGGACCCCGATCGCGAGGGTGAGGCCATCGCCTGGCACATCAACCAGCAGCTGGGCCACCAGAACGCCTACCGGGTGATGTTCAACGAGATCACCAAGTCGGCCATCCAGGAGGCCATCGCGCAGCCGCGCCAGCTCAGCCAGGAGAACTACGACTCCCAGCAGACGCGCCGCATCCTGGACCGGCTGGTGGGCTATCAGATCTCCCCGCTGCTCTGGAAGAAGGTGCGCCGGGGCCTGTCCGCGGGCCGCGTGCAGTCCGTGGCCGTGCGCCTCATCTGCGAGCGCGAGGACGAGATCAAGGCCTTCGTCCCCCAGGAGTACTGGACGTTGGACGCCCTCCTCGAGGGTCCCGCCGGGCCTCCGCCCTTCAAGGCCAAGCTGTCCAAGGTGGACGGCAAGAAGGTGGACCTGAAGGACCGGGAGACCACCCAGGGGCTGGTGGAGGAGCTGAAGGGCTCCCCGTTCGTGGTGTCCAAGGTGGACAAGCGCGAGCGGCGCCGCAACGCGCCGGCTCCCTTCATCACCTCCAAGCTGCAGCAGGAGGCCGCCAACCGGCTCCACTTCACCGCCAAGAAGACCATGGCGCTCGCCCAGCGCCTCTACGAGGGCGTGCCGCTCGGTGAGGAGGGCCAGACGGCGCTCATCACGTACATGCGCACGGACTCCACCCGTCTGTCGGATCAGGCGGTGGCGGCGGTGCGCGAGTTCATCGGCCAGACCTACGGCGCGGACTACCTGCCGGAGGCCCCGGTGGTGTACCGCACCAAGAAGGGCGCCCAGGACGCGCACGAGGCCATCCGTCCCACCTCGCTCGAGTACCCGCCCTCCAAGGTGAAGCAGTACTTCGACTCGATGAACGACGACATGGCCGCGGACATGTTCCGGCTCTACGAGCTCATCTGGAACCGCTTCGTGGCGTGCCAGACGAAGCCGGCCGTGTATGACCAGACGAGCGCGGAGATCACCGCGGGCCGGGCCACCTTCCGGGCCTCGGGCTCCACGCTGAAGTTCCCCGGTTACCTGGCCATCTACGGCGCCAGCCTCACCCCCGAGGAGGAGGCCGCCCAGGAGAAGGCGCGCGCCGCCGGCGAGGACACCGACGAGGACGGCGTGGGCGAGCTGCCCGTGCTCAACGACGGGGACGCGCTCTCCCTGCAGAAGCTGCTCGACGAGCAGCACTTCACCCAGCCGCCTCCGCGCTTCTCGGAAGCCACCCTCGTCAAGGAGCTCGAGGAGCGGGGCATCGGCCGTCCGTCCACCTACGCCGCCATCCTCTCCACCATCCAGGACAAGAAGTACGTGGAGAAGGTGGAGGGCCGCTTCCGGCCCACGGACCTGGGCGTCATCTGCAACGAGCTGCTCGTCAAGCACTTCCCCCACGAGCTGGACGTCGCCTTCACCGCCGGCATGGAGGAGAAGCTGGATCAGATCTCCGAGGGCGAGGCCAACTGGAAGGCCGTCCTCAAGGACTTCTACGGGCCCTTCAAGGAGACGCTCGAGAAGGCCGAAGCGGAGATGCGCGACGTCAAGCGCGAGGAGATCAAGACCGACGTGGCGTGCGAGAAGTGCGGCAACGTCATGGTGATCAAGTGGGGGAAGATGGGCCACTTCCTCGCGTGCTCGAACTACCCCGAGTGCAAGAACACCAAGGACTTCAAGCGCGACGCCGAGGGGAAGATCGTCATCATCGAGGAGGAGACGACCGACGAGAAGTGCGAGAACTGCTCCAAGCCCATGGTGGTCAAGCGGGGCCGCTTCGGAAAGTTCCTCGCGTGCTCGGGCTACCCCGAGTGCAAGACGTCCAAGCCCATCTCCATCGGCGTGACGTGTCCGGACTGCAAGCAGGGCTACCTCACCGAGCGCCGCAGCCGCTTCGGGAAGGTCTTCTTCGGCTGCAACCGCTACCCGGACTGCAAGTTCGCCGCCTGGGATCGGCCGCTGCCGGAGGCGTGCCCCAGCTGCCAGTCTCCCTACCTGGTGCAGAAGTACTCCAAGCGGGACGGTCCGTTCATCGCCTGCCCCAACAAGGAGTGCGACTACCGGCGTCAGATCGTCGAGCCGGAGGTGGCCGCCGCCACCTCCGCTCCCGCCGCCAACGGCCCCAACGCCTCCTCGGCTGCTTGA
- a CDS encoding tyrosine recombinase XerC, which yields MSTAELSPLLEKFRAHLEDEKGASPHTVRNYLIDLVDFERYLVERMKLSLLSASHAAIRGYMGTLAVDHAASSRSRRLASIKSFYKYLVRQKLLPGSPAKLVKSPKLPKSLPKVLPVDELFAILEMPSQKTVLGLRDKAILEILYGGGLRISELCGLNLLDVDRSGRIIRVMGKGSKERLCPVNAQSIRALEAYLARRGELLAVPRPGQDEEAVFLNYRGGRLTPRSIARHLDTYVVQCALQRKVSPHALRHSFATHLLGGGADIRSIQELLGHASLSTTQRYTHVSWEQLQAVYDAAHPRA from the coding sequence ATGAGCACCGCCGAGCTGTCGCCGCTGCTGGAGAAGTTCCGCGCCCACCTCGAGGACGAGAAGGGCGCCAGCCCGCACACCGTTCGCAACTACCTGATCGACCTGGTGGACTTCGAGCGCTACCTGGTCGAGCGCATGAAGCTGTCACTGCTGTCGGCCTCGCACGCGGCCATCCGCGGCTACATGGGGACGCTGGCGGTGGACCATGCGGCGTCCAGCCGCTCGCGGCGGCTCGCGAGCATCAAGAGCTTCTACAAGTACCTGGTGAGGCAGAAGCTGCTGCCGGGCAGCCCGGCGAAGCTGGTGAAGAGCCCCAAGCTGCCCAAGAGCCTGCCCAAGGTGCTGCCCGTGGACGAGCTGTTCGCCATCCTCGAGATGCCGTCGCAGAAGACGGTGCTGGGCCTGCGGGACAAGGCGATTCTGGAAATCCTCTATGGCGGAGGCCTGCGCATCAGCGAGCTGTGCGGGCTGAACCTGCTGGACGTGGACCGGAGTGGCCGCATTATCCGGGTGATGGGCAAGGGCAGCAAGGAGCGCCTGTGCCCGGTGAACGCGCAGTCCATCCGCGCGCTGGAGGCCTACCTGGCGCGCCGCGGCGAGCTGCTCGCGGTGCCTCGCCCCGGACAGGACGAGGAGGCGGTGTTCCTCAACTACCGGGGAGGCCGGCTGACACCGCGGAGCATCGCGAGGCACCTGGACACGTACGTGGTGCAGTGCGCGCTGCAGCGCAAGGTGAGCCCGCATGCGCTGCGCCACTCGTTCGCCACGCACCTGCTCGGGGGTGGGGCGGACATCCGCAGCATCCAGGAACTGCTGGGCCACGCGAGCCTCTCCACCACGCAGCGGTACACGCACGTGAGCTGGGAGCAGCTCCAGGCCGTCTACGACGCGGCGCATCCAAGGGCCTGA
- a CDS encoding ExbD/TolR family protein, translating to MAFHYSRRKLKPREEEETGELNIVPYLDILMNLILFMLLSINGLAAFGILNVNAPSYGGPNSTVAQQQDSDKPQLTLSVLISKKGHFVNSENAILGSKDGAPSPTIPIKADGSYDYAALNAQMVEIKKAFPSETKVIVAADPEIPYEALIQTMDAIRETQARPHRLLFPDVTLGAI from the coding sequence ATGGCGTTCCACTACTCGCGGCGCAAGCTGAAGCCTCGTGAGGAGGAGGAGACGGGCGAGCTCAACATCGTCCCGTACCTCGACATCCTCATGAACCTCATCCTCTTCATGCTGCTGTCCATCAACGGGCTGGCGGCCTTCGGCATCCTCAACGTCAACGCGCCGAGCTACGGCGGGCCCAACTCCACGGTGGCCCAGCAGCAAGACTCGGACAAGCCGCAGCTGACGCTCAGCGTGCTCATCAGCAAGAAGGGGCACTTCGTCAACAGCGAGAACGCCATCCTCGGCAGCAAGGACGGCGCTCCCTCTCCCACCATCCCCATCAAGGCGGACGGCTCGTACGACTACGCCGCCCTCAACGCGCAGATGGTGGAGATCAAGAAGGCCTTCCCCTCGGAGACGAAGGTCATCGTCGCCGCGGACCCCGAAATCCCCTACGAGGCGCTCATCCAGACCATGGACGCCATCCGCGAGACGCAGGCGCGGCCGCACCGCCTGCTCTTCCCGGACGTCACCCTCGGAGCCATCTAG
- a CDS encoding beta-1,3-glucanase family protein → MGWRSARGVGVAGLMIATGVACGGRPEAGGDDAPHETTQSVIVGSRYQAENWSSSGTTGVFNEGGGEGQSVAGFQVNEQIHYPSVNFNGADQIQFRIAAPYGGGRAEIWADAVGSGTKVGTVDLTAATGSDWNSFITRTVNITELSGTRSLYLKGVATGGDWLFKLDWFELHDTGGTTQPPPTTPTGTIPVKVTNKCPYPLHVTLTGVYSIPLEKDAAGNPIYRALGTGQSYTYATPENYPSGRVSAYRTLPTPASPRELEKAEFTLEKPNGGSQLLHYNLTYVDHVGLPMQISGVGTGSSCVQVQCNKSASAIQTAIANQCPDGLRYSMGGGTICLAPRSFCLDGEYASDPRRASICTRLDSEIARCASKYPGVCTPGTAKTPQVYACSPPFFDQSAKWCAALNRGMLDAPDSTNVAQYYNTGKPYNGYAKWVHEQCGAVYGFSYDDYPMAANQAGFYTCTGGQQLNVTFCPAG, encoded by the coding sequence ATGGGTTGGAGGTCCGCGAGGGGGGTGGGCGTCGCGGGGTTGATGATCGCCACGGGCGTGGCCTGCGGCGGCAGACCCGAGGCCGGTGGAGACGATGCTCCGCATGAGACCACGCAGTCGGTCATCGTGGGGAGCCGGTACCAGGCGGAGAACTGGTCCTCCAGCGGCACGACGGGGGTGTTCAACGAGGGCGGCGGCGAAGGGCAGTCGGTCGCGGGCTTCCAGGTCAACGAGCAGATCCACTACCCGTCGGTGAACTTCAACGGCGCGGATCAGATCCAGTTCCGCATCGCGGCGCCGTATGGAGGAGGCCGGGCGGAGATATGGGCGGACGCCGTGGGCTCTGGCACGAAGGTCGGGACGGTGGACCTCACCGCCGCCACCGGGAGTGACTGGAACAGCTTCATCACCCGGACCGTCAACATCACCGAGCTCTCCGGCACCCGCTCGCTGTACCTCAAGGGCGTCGCGACGGGGGGAGACTGGCTGTTCAAGCTCGACTGGTTCGAGCTGCACGACACCGGCGGCACCACCCAGCCGCCCCCGACGACGCCCACGGGCACCATTCCGGTCAAGGTGACCAACAAGTGCCCGTACCCGCTCCACGTCACGTTGACGGGCGTGTATAGCATTCCGCTCGAGAAGGACGCGGCGGGCAATCCCATCTACCGCGCTCTCGGGACGGGGCAGAGCTACACCTACGCGACGCCGGAGAACTATCCCAGCGGCCGTGTGAGCGCATACAGGACCCTGCCAACGCCGGCCTCGCCCCGCGAGCTGGAGAAGGCCGAGTTCACGCTCGAGAAGCCCAATGGTGGCTCGCAGCTCCTCCACTACAACCTCACGTACGTGGACCACGTGGGTCTGCCCATGCAGATCTCCGGCGTGGGCACCGGCTCCAGCTGTGTCCAGGTGCAGTGCAACAAATCCGCGAGCGCCATTCAGACGGCCATCGCCAACCAGTGTCCGGACGGCCTGCGCTACTCCATGGGTGGCGGAACCATCTGCCTCGCCCCGCGCTCCTTCTGCCTCGATGGCGAGTACGCGAGCGACCCGCGCCGTGCGTCCATCTGTACGCGTCTGGACAGCGAGATCGCCCGCTGCGCCAGCAAGTACCCTGGGGTCTGCACGCCGGGGACGGCGAAGACGCCGCAGGTCTACGCGTGCTCTCCGCCGTTCTTCGACCAGAGCGCGAAGTGGTGCGCCGCGCTGAACCGCGGAATGCTGGACGCGCCCGACAGCACCAACGTGGCGCAGTACTACAACACCGGGAAGCCGTATAACGGGTATGCCAAGTGGGTCCACGAACAGTGCGGCGCCGTGTACGGGTTCTCCTATGACGACTACCCGATGGCCGCGAACCAGGCCGGCTTCTACACGTGCACGGGTGGGCAGCAGCTCAACGTGACGTTCTGCCCGGCGGGCTGA
- a CDS encoding MotA/TolQ/ExbB proton channel family protein produces MIPMVSELLDVVLTQVPAAAEAVKAAPAKLGVVDSVIKFFKDGGPFMFVNLFWLAAALAVALERIVTLMFRYNLNAPPFMEQITKLVMTGNVDRAVKLCAAAPHSPLAKVIRAGLTRANRGEIEVAKSVEEALVEHSPHVGARIPWLWSLANIATLVGLVGTIFGLIGTFQALGNVPAEQKQALLSDGISKAMNNTAFALSIAVLCIIFHLFLTSYAKSMVETMELNALKLENLLARRAAGETTIDDARAA; encoded by the coding sequence ATGATTCCCATGGTGAGCGAGCTGCTGGACGTGGTGTTGACCCAGGTCCCGGCGGCTGCGGAGGCCGTGAAGGCCGCGCCGGCCAAGCTCGGCGTCGTGGATTCCGTCATCAAGTTCTTCAAGGACGGTGGCCCGTTCATGTTCGTCAATCTGTTCTGGCTGGCCGCGGCGCTCGCGGTGGCCCTGGAGCGGATTGTCACGTTGATGTTCCGCTACAACCTCAACGCCCCGCCCTTCATGGAGCAGATCACCAAGCTGGTGATGACCGGCAACGTGGACCGCGCCGTGAAGCTGTGCGCCGCCGCCCCCCACTCGCCGCTGGCCAAGGTCATCCGCGCCGGGCTCACCCGCGCCAACCGCGGTGAGATCGAGGTCGCCAAGTCGGTGGAGGAGGCGCTCGTCGAGCACAGCCCGCATGTGGGCGCGCGCATCCCCTGGCTGTGGTCGCTGGCCAACATCGCCACGCTGGTGGGACTCGTCGGCACCATCTTCGGTCTGATCGGTACGTTCCAGGCGCTCGGCAACGTGCCCGCCGAGCAGAAGCAGGCCCTGCTCTCCGACGGTATCTCCAAGGCCATGAACAACACCGCGTTCGCGCTCTCCATCGCGGTGCTGTGCATCATCTTCCACCTGTTCCTCACCTCGTACGCCAAGAGCATGGTGGAGACCATGGAGCTCAACGCGCTCAAGCTGGAGAACCTGCTGGCGCGCCGCGCCGCTGGCGAGACGACCATCGATGATGCCCGGGCCGCCTAG
- the trmFO gene encoding methylenetetrahydrofolate--tRNA-(uracil(54)-C(5))-methyltransferase (FADH(2)-oxidizing) TrmFO, with protein sequence MEDVKLQRVTVIGGGLAGSECAWQLARRGVPVTLREMKPHRRSPAHKTDQFAELVCSNSLRSDNPESAIGLLHAELRALSSVILGSADAHRVPAGDALAVDREAFSAAVTRSVHGAPGVEVVTGEVDTLPEGTVVVATGPLTSEALTKELERYVGEKLYFYDSIAPIVAGDSIDMGIAFRASRYGKGGGDDYINLPMNKEEYYRFIAEVKAGQKLQPHSFEEPRYFEGCLPIEVMADRGDDTLAYGPMKPVGLKDPRTGEEPYAVVQLRMEDRAGTAWNMVGFQTRLTWGEQKRIFTTCVPGLANAEFLRMGQIHRNTFIDSPRLLGRDLSLKAEPRLFFAGQITGVEGYVESAACGYLTALAVYARLTGREFVPPPATTALGSLYRHVTGEAHPPDYDYQPSNVIFGLFPPLPGRVKKADKRVKYAERARADLAAWLPSVPPARELQRTA encoded by the coding sequence ATGGAGGACGTGAAGCTTCAGCGGGTGACGGTGATTGGCGGTGGACTGGCGGGCAGCGAGTGTGCCTGGCAGCTGGCGCGGCGCGGGGTACCGGTGACGCTGAGGGAGATGAAGCCGCACCGGCGCTCGCCGGCGCACAAGACGGATCAGTTCGCGGAGCTGGTGTGCTCCAACTCGTTGCGCTCGGACAACCCGGAGAGCGCCATCGGCCTGCTGCACGCGGAGCTGCGGGCGCTGTCGTCGGTGATCCTCGGGAGCGCGGACGCGCACCGGGTGCCGGCGGGTGACGCGCTGGCGGTGGATCGGGAGGCCTTCTCGGCGGCGGTGACGCGCTCGGTGCACGGGGCCCCGGGCGTGGAGGTGGTGACGGGCGAGGTGGACACGTTGCCCGAGGGCACGGTGGTGGTGGCCACCGGGCCGCTCACCTCGGAGGCGCTGACGAAGGAGCTCGAGCGCTACGTGGGGGAGAAGCTCTACTTCTACGACTCCATCGCCCCCATCGTGGCGGGGGACTCCATCGACATGGGGATCGCCTTCCGCGCGAGCCGCTACGGCAAGGGAGGGGGCGACGACTACATCAACCTGCCGATGAACAAGGAGGAGTACTACCGGTTCATCGCCGAGGTGAAGGCGGGCCAGAAGCTGCAGCCGCACAGCTTCGAGGAACCCAGGTACTTCGAAGGGTGTCTGCCGATCGAGGTGATGGCCGATCGAGGCGACGACACGCTGGCCTATGGGCCGATGAAGCCGGTGGGGCTGAAGGATCCGCGCACGGGCGAGGAGCCCTACGCGGTGGTGCAGCTGCGCATGGAGGACCGGGCGGGGACGGCGTGGAACATGGTGGGCTTCCAGACGCGCCTCACGTGGGGCGAGCAGAAGCGCATCTTCACCACGTGCGTGCCGGGCCTGGCCAACGCCGAGTTCCTGCGGATGGGGCAGATCCACCGCAACACCTTCATCGACTCGCCGCGGCTGCTGGGGAGGGATCTGTCGCTCAAGGCGGAGCCGCGCCTGTTCTTCGCGGGGCAGATCACCGGCGTGGAGGGGTACGTGGAGTCGGCGGCGTGTGGCTACCTGACGGCGCTGGCGGTGTACGCGCGGCTGACGGGGCGTGAGTTCGTCCCGCCGCCGGCCACCACGGCCCTGGGCTCGCTCTACCGCCACGTGACGGGCGAGGCGCACCCGCCGGACTACGACTACCAACCCTCGAACGTCATCTTCGGGCTGTTCCCGCCGCTGCCGGGGCGGGTGAAGAAGGCGGACAAGCGGGTGAAGTACGCGGAGCGGGCCAGGGCGGACCTGGCCGCGTGGCTGCCGAGCGTGCCTCCCGCACGGGAGCTCCAGAGGACTGCATGA
- a CDS encoding TraR/DksA family transcriptional regulator produces the protein MSRTNDLLKIRDLLQRRRRDILSATLGAQRELTALKDQDRDPEYEENAQAELADYTLSSLMEAQRREVMMIDAALRRMDTGVFGSCVDCGYDIPIERLEALPFAIRCEEDATRHELELRGGPQATPTL, from the coding sequence ATGAGCCGAACCAACGACCTTCTGAAGATTCGCGATCTCCTCCAGCGCCGCCGCCGGGACATCCTCAGCGCGACCCTGGGGGCCCAGCGTGAGCTGACCGCGCTGAAGGATCAGGATCGCGACCCCGAGTACGAGGAGAACGCGCAGGCGGAGCTGGCGGACTACACGCTGTCCAGCCTGATGGAGGCGCAGCGGCGCGAGGTGATGATGATCGATGCCGCGCTGCGTCGAATGGACACGGGCGTGTTCGGGTCCTGCGTGGACTGCGGCTACGACATCCCCATCGAGCGGCTGGAGGCCCTGCCCTTCGCCATCCGGTGCGAGGAGGACGCGACGCGTCACGAGCTGGAGCTGCGCGGAGGCCCGCAGGCCACGCCGACGCTGTAG
- a CDS encoding ExbD/TolR family protein has protein sequence MSKTGESTLQTPVDDEALQRMRFRKALARKKRKEREAAGEIKELNITAMMDMMTILLVFLLKSFASSSASLTASEDVRPPVSSTRATPKDTVAVTVTPKNILVGEKEVLRLRNGQFPPEALQDRLVLPLDAQLKKEVEKLKYIAERNPAAPFNGELSVIADKSIPYDMLLTVLYTAGQNQLENYRFVVLQDEGKPQ, from the coding sequence ATGTCGAAGACGGGCGAGAGCACCCTCCAGACACCAGTGGACGACGAGGCGCTGCAGCGGATGCGCTTCCGCAAGGCGCTCGCGCGCAAGAAGCGCAAGGAGCGCGAGGCGGCAGGGGAAATCAAGGAGCTGAACATCACCGCGATGATGGACATGATGACCATCCTCCTGGTGTTCCTCCTGAAGTCCTTCGCCTCGTCGTCGGCCTCGCTGACGGCCAGCGAGGACGTGCGGCCCCCCGTGTCCTCCACGCGCGCCACGCCCAAGGACACCGTGGCCGTCACCGTCACCCCCAAGAACATCCTCGTGGGGGAGAAGGAAGTGCTGCGGCTGCGGAACGGGCAGTTCCCCCCCGAGGCGCTCCAGGACCGGCTGGTGCTGCCGCTGGATGCGCAGCTCAAGAAGGAAGTGGAGAAGCTGAAGTACATCGCCGAGCGCAACCCGGCGGCGCCCTTCAACGGGGAGCTCTCCGTCATCGCGGACAAGAGCATCCCCTATGACATGCTCCTCACGGTGCTCTACACCGCGGGCCAGAACCAGCTGGAGAACTACCGGTTCGTGGTCCTCCAGGACGAGGGCAAGCCGCAGTAG